A window of Streptomyces profundus genomic DNA:
AGGCGGGCACGGAGGCGTCCGCGTAGATCCGCGCCAGATAGATCGCGAACGGCGAGATCAGCCCCGGCAACAGCACCGACCAGTAGCTGCCGACCATGCCGATCTTGGCCATGATGATGTACTGCGGGATCGCCAGCGTCATCGCCGGCAGCAGCACGCCCGCCAGGATCAGATAGAAGATCGCGTTCCGCCCGGGGAACGAGTACCGCGAGAACGCGTAGCCGGCGGCGGCCGATATCAGGGTGCAGAGCAGGGCGCCGACGCCCGCGTACAGCAGGCTGTTGAGCGCCCACTGCCCGTAGACGCCGTCGTTGTAGGAGAACAGGTCCCGCACGTTGTCCAGCAGGCTGGTGCCGGGCTGGAACGTGAACGTGGAGAACAGGTCGGCGCGCGACTTGCTGGCGGCGACGAAGATCCAGATGATCGGCACCAGGCAGTAGAAGGCGCCGATCAGCAGCACGGCGGTCGGCAGGATCTTGGCCCGCTGGTGGGTTCCCCGCGTGCCCTTGGGCGCGGCCGATGGGGCGCGGGTCGTCGTCGGCGCGCTCACTGGTGTCCTCCAAAGGCCCGGCGCTGGGCCACCCGCAGCAGCAGGAGCGAGACGGCGAACGTTCCGATCGCCAGAATGACGGAGCCGGCGGCGGCCATGGGCAGGTCGTCCTGGATGAAGCCGCTGCGGTAGATGTGCATCAGCGGGACCCAGGTCTGGGAGATCTCGGTGGTCATCGGCGCCAGCGTGGTCGGCTCGCCATAGACCTGGAGCGTGCCGACCAGCGAGAACAGCCCGGTGAGCAGCAGCGCGGGGACCACGAGCGGCACCTTGATCCGCCAGGCCAGCTGCCACTCGCTACAGCCGTCCATCCGCGCCGCGTCATAGATCTCCGGCGGGATGGAGCGCAACGAGGTGTAGATGATCAGCATGTTGAAGCCGACCCCGCCCCACAGGGCGATGTTGGCCAGCGAGGGGAAGATGTTGGTCCCCTCAAGGAAGGGGATGGCGTCCAGCCCCATCTTCTCGGTGAGATAGCTGAACGGGCTGGTCGACGGCAGGTACATGAAGCCCCACAGCAGCGAGGCGATCACGCCTGGCACCGCGTAGGGCAGGAAGATCGCCGCCCGCGAGAGCCGCCGCGCCCGGGCGCCGGCGTGGTCGAGCAGCAGCGCGAAGCAGAGCGCGAGACCGAGCGTCAGCGGCACCGCGATCAGCCCGTAGACGGCCAGCCGGCCGAAGCCGGACCAGAACGCCCCGTCGGTCAGCGTCTCGCGGTAGTTCGCCAGGCCGACGAACACCTCCTCGCGGGTGCCGAAGACACCTCCCTCCACGATCCGCATGCCCTGGAGGCTCAGATACAGCGCATAGACGACCGGGATCGCGAGAAACGCGAGAAAGAGGGCGAGCGCGGGACCGAGAAGGACATAGGGGGCCGCTGTCCGCGGCCGTCGTCGGGCCGTGCGGCTCCCCAGGGGCCCACTGACCCGCTGGGTGACATCTCCTGCCATGGCTACCTTCGTGCTGGGTTGGGTTCTGCTGGGGGAGGGGCTCGGCGCTCGGCCGGTCAGTCGGTGATGTCGAATCCGTCGCGCGCCATGTCGTCGACCACGGCCCGCTGGGTCTCGCGCAGGGCGTCCACCAGGGACTTCTGGCCGCGCAGCGCCGGCGAGACGGCGTCGGAGAACACGGACTGGGCCGTGTTGACGTTCGGGCCCCACTGGAGGTTCGGCAGGGTGTTGGTCGCCGCGTAGTTCGCGATCTCCCAGTAGTCCTCCTGCTCACCGGCGAGCGGCGGCGGGGGCTGCTCGGCGGTCATCGCCTGCCCGCTGAGTGACGCCGGGTACTCGCCCGCGGCGATCTGAAGGGCGCACGCCTCCTCCGAGGTGTTCATCCAGCTGATGAACTCCACCGCGGCCTCGATCTTGTCGTCGTCGGTCACGGTCAGCGCCGAACCGCCCTGGAACGGCACCGCCGCGCCGCTCTCCCCCTCGCCCCAGCCGGGCAGCGGCGCTATCGCCCAGTCGCCGGCCTGGGACTCGGCGATGCCATAGATCACGCCCGGCCCCCAGACGCCCGTCGGCCACGCCAGGATCTCGCCCTTGTTGAGCTTGTTGTTCCACTCGGGGGTGAGGATCGGCCCGCCCTGAACCAGGTCCCGTTCCAACAGGTCCTGCCAGAAGGCGGCCACCTCAAGCGAGGTCTCGTCCGCGATGCCGACCGTCCACCGGCCGTCCTCGACCTCCCACCACTGGCCCCCGGCCTGCTGGGCCAGGCCGGCGAACCCGCCGAAGCCGTCGGGGGGCAGCGTCATCACATAGGTGTCGGGGTCACGCTCCCGCGCCTCGGCGGCCACGTCGGCGAACTCGTCCCAGGTGGTGGGGACGCGCAGCCCCAACTCGTCGAAGCGGGCCCGGTTGTAGAGGAAGACCATGGGGCCGATATCGATGGGGACGCCGTAGACATGCCCGTCGAAGCTGGTCAACTGCCAGGTGCCGGGGTCGAACCGCTCCGGCAGGTCCCCGGCGTGGTCGGTGATCTCGACCAGGGCCTCCGAGACGACCAGCGCGGGGATCGTCTGGTACTCCACACAGGAGACGTCCGGCGCGTTCCCCGCGCGGCTGGCGGTGAGCAGCTTGATGGACGAGTCGTTCCCGCCGCCCGCATCCGTGTGGTTGATCTGGATATCGGTGTGGGTGGCGTTGAACTCCTCCACCTTGGTGGTCTCGCCCCAGCACCAGTAGTCGAGCGTGACAACGCCGTCGTCGCCACCCCCCACACCGCAGGAGGCCAGGAGCGCCGTCACGCCGGTGAGCGCGCCCAGGCGTGCGAGGAAACGTCTCCTCAAGGGTGTTCTCCGTCCCGTGTTCATGCCGGGGGACGGGCTGATGACCTCGGCTGCTCCCGCCCCAGTGGCTTGTGGCGCACAACCTACTCCGGGCCATTCCCTAGTGTCTACGTTTAAGACTGTGCGAATTTCTTCGAAAAGTTGGGGCAAAAGGGGCCTCGCGTGGAGGGGGGAGCTTTGCGTCAAAAGCATTCGACTACGCGTTCGACTACGGATTCGACTGAGGGATCGACTGGGTCTCCGCGATCCGGGCGCACGTAGGGTGTGCCCGTGAGCATCACGGATGATCTGGGCGGCCGACCCGAGGTCCAGGCATGGCGGTCGGTGCCGCGCCCCGCCTGGCCGATCCTGCGGGAGCTGGTGATCCACGGCCCGCAGTCGCGCACCGCGCTGGCCAGAAAGGTCGGCCTCTCCGGCGCCAGCCTCACCCGGCTGACGAAACCGCTGGTGGAGTCAGGGCTGATCGCCGAGCGCGACATCGCCTACGACCCGGTCAACGGCCGCCCAACCCGCCCCCTTGAGGTCGTCGCCGACAGCCTGCGCTTCCTGGGCGTCAAGCTGACCGCCGACCGCGCCTACGCCGTGGTCACCAACCTCCGCGCCGACGTGATCGCCGAGGACGAGGCCGCCCTCACCGGCCTCGCCCCCGCCACCGTGGTCGCCCAGCTCGGCGAGATCGCCGACGCCCTCCTCGCCAGGACCGGGCCCGCCGTCGCCGCCGGCATCACCCTCGGCGGCGACGCGCACTCGCCCGCCCGGCTCGACGAGACCGAACTCGTCGACTCGGGACAGCTCGGCTGGGAACGCGTCCCGGTGCGCCGACTCATCGGCGAACGGCTCGGCATCCCCTGCGTGGTCAAGAACGACGTCACCGCGCTCGCCTACTCCCACCAGTGGTTCGGCGCCGCCCGGGGCGTCAGCGACTTCGCCATCGTCGGCATCGGCGCCGGCATCGGCTACGCCCTCTTCCTCCACGACCGCGAGGTGCGCGCCACCGAGGCCGACCTCGGCGAGTTCGGCCACCAGATCCTCGACCCCGGCGGCCCGGTCTGCCCGGCCGGCCACCGAGGATGCGCCTCCTCCTACGCCACCACCCGCGCCGTGCTGCGCGCGGCCGGGCAGGGGCTGCGCCGCTCGCCCAGCTACCCCGAGGTGCTGCGGCTCGCGGAGGCCGGCGACCCGGTCTGCGCAGCGGTCGTCAGGGAGGCCGCCTGGGCGCTGGGCATGATGATCGGCAACGTCGCCAACAGCACCATGGTCAAGACCGTGATCGTCGCGGGCGAGGGCGGCGACGCGGCCCGGGTCGCCCGCGCGGACCTGGAACGCGGCGTCGCCACCCGGCGCCGCGACCACGCGTCCGTCACCATCCTCAGCCAGCCGCACCACTTCGCCGACTGGGCCCGAGGCGCCGCCGTCGCGGCCATCCGCTCCTATATCGAGGGCACCGACTGACGGCCGGGGCGGGTCAGCCCCGGTCGGGACCCCCACCACGGGCGTAGCGCCCGGGGGGAACGCCAAGATGCCGGGTGAAGTGCCTGGTCAGATGCGACTGATCGTAGAACCCCGACGCGACGGCCACCTCCGCCGGCGGCTGACCGGCCAGGAGCAGCCGACGCGCGTGATCGATGCGGCGCGCCACCAGATACTGGTGCGGCGCGATGCCGAAGGCGGCGGTGAACGCCCGCACCAGATGCGTCGGATGGGCGTGCGTCAACGTGGCGGCCTCCGCCAGCCGCACCCCCGTCAGCGTCCGCGCGTCCAACAGCTCCCGCAGCTCGTGGGCCACCCCACGGCTCCGCTGGTCGCGCTCCGGCTCGACCCTGGGCCGCAGATGGCCGCGCAGCCGCTCGCCGATGAGCGCGAGCCGGCTCTCCGCCTCCAGCTCGTCGCCCCGACGGCCCAGGGCCGCGTGCAGCTGGTCGACGCGGCGGCGCAGCGGCGGGTCCACCAGATCGGGGGCGTCGGCCGCCGGGCCGATGAAGCCCTCGTCGAGCTGGTCGAGATCCAGATAGACCACCCGCTTGCGGAAGCCCCGCGCGGTGGCGGCCGAGCCGTTGTGCGGCACCTGCGGCGGAAGCAGCGACACCGTGTCATGGGGAGTCCCACGCTCGCGCCGGTTGAGGTCGTAGCGGACGGCGCCGTCGTCGACGATCAGCAGCGTCCACACGTCGTGGACATGCATCGGATACGCGTGCTCGGTGAAACGGGCGTGGAACACCTCCACGACCCCGGGGACGCTCGGGCGCCACGCCAAGACCTCCTCCGCCGCGCTCACCATGCCAAGAACGTACAAGAAGGCGCGGCGGTCCGGCCGGCAGGCTCATGGCCATGGAGAACGAGCACCCCCGCACCCGGTTCGAGACCAAGATCGCCGTCCTGCTGCGCCGGGACCTGGCCACCTGGCAACGGCTGAACGTGACCGCCTTCCTGGTCAGCGGCCTCGGCCACCAGCTCCCCGAGGTGATCGGCGAGCCCTACGCGGACGCCGACGGCACGCCCTATCTGCCGATGTTCCGACAGCCGGTGCTGGTCTTCGAGGGCACGGAGGACACCCTGTCCCTCGCACACGGCCGCGCCCTGGCCCGCGACCTCCCTCGGGCGGTCTTCACCGCCGACCTCTTCACCACCGGAAACGACCAGGACAACCGCGCGGCGGTGCGGGCGGTACCGGGGGACCAGCTGGACCTGGTCGGCCTCGCCGTCCACGGACCGCGCAACGCGGTCGACAAGGTGCTCAAGGGGGCCCGCATGCACCCGTGAACCCCCGAAGACGCTCCACAGCGCGTAGGTGAACGGTCACTCCGGGGTGTTCTTGTCTGTCGTTGGGTGTGATGGCGGTTACGGGGCTTTGGTCCTGTGCGAGGTGGGGTGGGGGTGTGCTGGTGGCTTGGTGGGGGTGTGGGGGTGGGGTTGTGGGGTGGGACCTCTGTCCTGGTCTACGAGGTGTCTTCGCAGGTCAGGGCCTTGCGTTGGGGGTGGTCGCCGGTGCATGTTGGCTGCTCGCCGATATCTGCTACGGGGTTCCGGGAGGTTGTGACCATGACTGTTTCTTCGCAGGGTGCGGGTGCTCGCGTTGTTCGTCCGGTGGTGATGGCCGGGATCGTGACGGTGGGTGCTACGGCGCTTTCGTTGCCGTTCGCGACGTCTGCCATGGCCGCTGAGGCGGATGGTGTGACGCGGGCGGCCGAGGGTACGTCGGCTCCGGCGGCGTTCGCTCCCGAGGGTGCGGATGGTCCGCTCGGTCAGGCCACCACTGCCGGTGGGGACGAGGAGCGGGACGTCGAGAAGCCGGTCGAGGAGCCCGCTGAGGACAGGGCTGAGAAGGCTGCTGAGAAGGATGAGCCGAAGCCTGAGCCGAAGCCGGAGTCCGATGGTGTGGATGGTCGGGCTGATGGGTTTGATGAGGATGAGGGTCGTGGTGAGGACTACCACGATGATGGTTCGCTGGTGGTGATTCCGAAGCATGAGCAGCCGACGCCTGAGCCGGCTTCGGATGAGGAGATCGATGGTTGGATTCGTGAGGCGCTTGAGGTGCTGGAGGAGGAGGGTATTCCGGCCAGCTACGAGGGTATTCACAAGAATCTGATGCGGGAGTCGAGTGGTGATCCGCTGACGATCAACCTGTGGGACACGAACGCGGAGCAGGACATTCCGTCGAAGGGTCTGCTTCAGGTGATCGATCCGACGTTTGAGCAGTACCACGTCGAGGGGACCAGCGAGAACATCTACGACCCGGTCGCCAACATCGCCGCCGCCTGCAACTACGCGGCCGACCGGTACGGCTCGATGGACAACGTCGACAGCGCGTACTGACCGCCCCAGGCACCGCACTCGCCGGCCGCCGCCGTGATCCACGGCGGCGGCCGGCGCAGGTGTGCACCCAGCCGCTATGACCCCGGCACGGGGGCCTGGTGGTACAGCTGCCGTGCCTGGAACTCGGTGACGACCCGGTCATAGAGCCGCACGTCGTCCAGCACGCCGGGGAAGAACGCCCCCACACCGTCCGTCCCCAGCAGCAGCGGACCGCCGGCGTTCCCCGCCTCGGCGATCGGGGCCGTGCCGGCCGGGTCGCCGTTCACATAGAGGGTGAGCGTTCCGGCGTAGGCGTCCTGGACGCCGACCAGCGACGTCCACTCGTCCGGCTCGGCCGTCCCCCCGATCGCCGTGGCTTCCTCGTCCCCCGGCTGGCCGAACGCCCAGGCGCCCCGCTCCGCCGCGTAGAACAGCTGGAGGCCCGAGCCGTCCTGGCCGGCCTGGGCGGCGACCACCGCGTCCTCGGCCGGCAACTCGTCCAGAAGGACCCAGGCGGCGACGGCGAAGTGGTGAGTGGTGTCCAGCACCGGAGTCCCGGTGCCGGCGTAGCCGCTCGTCCCGTCCAGGCGCAGGCCGTCCCCGTATACCGCCGGGGCGCCGAACTCGGCGCCGCCGTGCACCTGGGCCGTCGGCACCTCGGCCGCCGCCGAGACCCGTTCGGCGCCCGCCGGCTCGTCCATGCCGAGGAACGCGACCGCCGGCCTTCCGCCATCGGACGGATACGCCACGTGGTCGAAGAACCGCACCTCGTCGACCAGTCCCGGGAACGCGGAGCCCGGCTCCCCGTCCTCCTCCACCGCGCCGATCCACACCGGGCCGCGCGCGTTCCACGCCGCCTGGTGCGGCGTGCTGGCGGCCAGCTCGCCGTCGACGAAGAGGCGCAGCTCCGAGCGCTCCGCGTCGTAGGCGCCGACAAGCCGCGTCCACTCCCCGCTGACCACGGGGGTATCCGAGGCCAGCGCGACGGCGGCACGGTCGTCGTCCGGCCGGTCCGCCAGGTGCTGCCCGAAGGCCCAGCTGTCGTCCGCTGCCGAGTAGTACAGCTCGAACCCTGAGCGGTGGGTACCCGACTGGCTGGCCACCACGGCGGGCTCTGTCGGCACTTGGTCGAGCTTGACCCATGCGGACACGGAGAACGACCGGTCGGTGTTGACCAGTGGACGCTCGGTGACCGCGTGGCCATCCACCCCGTCCAGTGCCAGCGCCGCGCCCGAGACGCCCTCGGCCCCGGCGGTCGCGCCGCCGTCCAGCGCCGCCCACCGCTCGGACGCCTCCCCGGCCTCGTCCTCCAGCGCCCAGCCGGCCCTCGGCGGGGCGCCGGCGGCCACCAGGAAGTGGTAGGTGGTAGGAGGCGACACGTTCCCCGCGCGGTCGATCGCCTGCGCGGTCAACGAGTGCGGCCCCACGGTGGAGGGCAACACCCGCACCGTCTGCGGCGCCCCGCCGTCGCTGACGACCTCGCCACCCGGACCGCCGGTCAACCGCCAGGTGTACCGGGTGACGTCATCGTCCGGGGAGGACAGCGTGAACTCGCCGTAGTGCCCGGCCCCCTCGTGCCACCGGCCGAACGGGTCGCCGGGAATCAGCTCCGGATAGTCGGCCGAGAAGACGGTCGGTGCCGCCGGCACCCCGGTATCCAGCGTGAAGTGGCAGGCGTGGGCCCCGTCCCCGCTGTCCGACCAGGGGCTGTACGACCCCCCGTCGTGCGACCGCGCGGCCAGCCGCACCGGCGTGTCCGCCGGCAGGTCGTTGGGCAGCCGTACGGAGAACGTTGAGCCGGACCGCTTCGACGTCGACAGCCCGGACGTCCACCGCACGATGTCCCCGGCGCCGTCGCCCGCGTCCCACGAGGCGGCGAACTCCACGGCCACCTGATCCCCGTCCGGATCGGTCACCGCGTCCGCGTAGACCTGGCCCCGAGATCGGGCCCACCCCGGCTGGTCGGCCGGCGCGCACGCCCCACCGTACTCAAGCCGCAACTGCCCGGGCCGAATCTGATCCGGCCCGCCCCCGCTCGCCGCCGCCCCCGAAACGCTCACCCCCACAAAGAGCGCACCGACCAGTGCCACCGTCCCCGCACGTCTCCTCAAGTCCCCTACCCCCTCCATGAGTTACTCACGAACCGACCGCCGCTCACCCTAGACGGACGGTAGGCGAACAACCACGGAAATAAACGGGCGCGGTCGCTGTCAGATCGTGCGACCCCGTTCCCAAAGCTCCTCGATATGGTCGGCAAACCGGTCGAAGAGGCCGCCCTCCTCCTGACGCCGCAGGTGCAACATCGGCGAGTCATGCCCGACGCCACGGGCCAGGTGGGGAGTGACCAACGCGTCGTGGTCAAAGCGGAACACCGACAGCGAGACGTGATTCACGGCATCCGCCGCACCAGAGAAACGGGCCTCGACGCCCGGCACCTCGCTCAGCTTCGCGAGGTGCTCCAGCGTGACCCTGATGCGGGTGGACACCGACAGCGTCACGTCCTCGACCGCCTCCCGCTGACGCGTCACCTCCCCCTCGGGGTCCCCGATCAGGAACCGAATCCGACAGCCGGCCTCGGCCTTACGGCGCAGGGTGTCCACATAGGCGGGCTGGTCCAGCCACAGGAAGTAGTTGGTGTACCCGGCGAGGGCGATGTCCTGACCGGCCCCCTCGGTCAGCTCACCCCACACCGACGAGGGGCACGCCGAACGATACGGATAGCTGCGGACGATCTCCCCGTCCATCCCGGTCCTGACGCTGTTCTTCCCAGTCCTGGGCCACAACATCTCTGCCTCAACTCCCAACGCCTTTGCGGCGTCCACTCGGTTCCGCGCGTGTGGAATCAGCCCGTCGTCGGCCATCCACCGCTCGACGGTCTTCCCCGAGACTCCTACCCGCATGGCCAACTGACGCGGAGAGAGCCCGGCGTCAGCCATAGCAGTACGCAAGGAACTGTTCAAGGTATCTCCATGGGACGTTTGGGCGTTCTGAAGACTACCGTCGAGGCGCCCCAATCGGCCTTGGTTATGGGGAGATTCATCCCTACCTGTCGGCGAATCTCATATGCATGAGGACTCCCCACACTCCAAGCGCTTCCCAAGTACCGCCCTCCCCCTCTGGTCGGACTGTTGGGCTAGGGGGCGGCAGCGTGTTGACGGAACAGCAACGTCGCTTGGCTCTGGGCGCGTTGCCCCGGCCCGATGTGGTGCCGTATATCGCTCAGTGGAGCGAGGAACATGTGGAACAGCCGGTTGTCATCGGCCGGGCCGGTGGCATCGCGTATGCGGATGAGGTGGTTCAGGACCGGGACGCCGGTGGGGTGTTGTGGTCCCGCGTCGGTATGCGTCCTGGCCGGGGGCGGCCGGAGTTCGGCAAGGTGCACGGCCTGCGGCAACGCCGCACCATGCGACGGCTCCTGTGCCAGGTCTGCGGCGACCCGGCCGACGAGAACGACGAAGGGGTGCTGTGGCTCCTCGGCGAGGACCCGGACGACCCCGACTCCTGGCCCGAGAAGCTGGAAACCTCCCATCCCCCGCTCTGCCTGCCCTGCGCCGCCACCTCCGTACGACTCTGCCCCCACCTCGGAAAGAACTATGTCGCGCTGCGCGTCCGGGACTTCCACCTGGCCGGAGTCTGGGGCGCCCTCTACCGCCCCGGCTTCCCGCTTCCCGTCAAGTCCGAAGCCGCCGGCATCACCTTCGACGACCCCCGGGTGCGCTGGCTCCGCGCAAGCCAACTGATCATGCGACTCGACACGTACACCGTGGTGGACCTGGAAGCGGAAGTCCGCCGGAACGAAGGGGACTTGGCACGCGGGTGGCCGTAG
This region includes:
- a CDS encoding carbohydrate ABC transporter permease encodes the protein MSAPTTTRAPSAAPKGTRGTHQRAKILPTAVLLIGAFYCLVPIIWIFVAASKSRADLFSTFTFQPGTSLLDNVRDLFSYNDGVYGQWALNSLLYAGVGALLCTLISAAAGYAFSRYSFPGRNAIFYLILAGVLLPAMTLAIPQYIIMAKIGMVGSYWSVLLPGLISPFAIYLARIYADASVPASIIESARIDGASEYRIFVTIGLPMMLPGMVTIFMLQFVGAWNNFLLPYIMLADEEKYPINLGLYTVLTRGSGEPALYGIAIVGTAISIIPLIALLLFLQRFWRLDMISGGLRG
- a CDS encoding carbohydrate ABC transporter permease: MAGDVTQRVSGPLGSRTARRRPRTAAPYVLLGPALALFLAFLAIPVVYALYLSLQGMRIVEGGVFGTREEVFVGLANYRETLTDGAFWSGFGRLAVYGLIAVPLTLGLALCFALLLDHAGARARRLSRAAIFLPYAVPGVIASLLWGFMYLPSTSPFSYLTEKMGLDAIPFLEGTNIFPSLANIALWGGVGFNMLIIYTSLRSIPPEIYDAARMDGCSEWQLAWRIKVPLVVPALLLTGLFSLVGTLQVYGEPTTLAPMTTEISQTWVPLMHIYRSGFIQDDLPMAAAGSVILAIGTFAVSLLLLRVAQRRAFGGHQ
- a CDS encoding extracellular solute-binding protein; translated protein: MRRRFLARLGALTGVTALLASCGVGGGDDGVVTLDYWCWGETTKVEEFNATHTDIQINHTDAGGGNDSSIKLLTASRAGNAPDVSCVEYQTIPALVVSEALVEITDHAGDLPERFDPGTWQLTSFDGHVYGVPIDIGPMVFLYNRARFDELGLRVPTTWDEFADVAAEARERDPDTYVMTLPPDGFGGFAGLAQQAGGQWWEVEDGRWTVGIADETSLEVAAFWQDLLERDLVQGGPILTPEWNNKLNKGEILAWPTGVWGPGVIYGIAESQAGDWAIAPLPGWGEGESGAAVPFQGGSALTVTDDDKIEAAVEFISWMNTSEEACALQIAAGEYPASLSGQAMTAEQPPPPLAGEQEDYWEIANYAATNTLPNLQWGPNVNTAQSVFSDAVSPALRGQKSLVDALRETQRAVVDDMARDGFDITD
- a CDS encoding ROK family transcriptional regulator, which produces MSITDDLGGRPEVQAWRSVPRPAWPILRELVIHGPQSRTALARKVGLSGASLTRLTKPLVESGLIAERDIAYDPVNGRPTRPLEVVADSLRFLGVKLTADRAYAVVTNLRADVIAEDEAALTGLAPATVVAQLGEIADALLARTGPAVAAGITLGGDAHSPARLDETELVDSGQLGWERVPVRRLIGERLGIPCVVKNDVTALAYSHQWFGAARGVSDFAIVGIGAGIGYALFLHDREVRATEADLGEFGHQILDPGGPVCPAGHRGCASSYATTRAVLRAAGQGLRRSPSYPEVLRLAEAGDPVCAAVVREAAWALGMMIGNVANSTMVKTVIVAGEGGDAARVARADLERGVATRRRDHASVTILSQPHHFADWARGAAVAAIRSYIEGTD
- a CDS encoding AraC family transcriptional regulator, which translates into the protein MVSAAEEVLAWRPSVPGVVEVFHARFTEHAYPMHVHDVWTLLIVDDGAVRYDLNRRERGTPHDTVSLLPPQVPHNGSAATARGFRKRVVYLDLDQLDEGFIGPAADAPDLVDPPLRRRVDQLHAALGRRGDELEAESRLALIGERLRGHLRPRVEPERDQRSRGVAHELRELLDARTLTGVRLAEAATLTHAHPTHLVRAFTAAFGIAPHQYLVARRIDHARRLLLAGQPPAEVAVASGFYDQSHLTRHFTRHLGVPPGRYARGGGPDRG
- a CDS encoding DUF2000 domain-containing protein, with the protein product MENEHPRTRFETKIAVLLRRDLATWQRLNVTAFLVSGLGHQLPEVIGEPYADADGTPYLPMFRQPVLVFEGTEDTLSLAHGRALARDLPRAVFTADLFTTGNDQDNRAAVRAVPGDQLDLVGLAVHGPRNAVDKVLKGARMHP
- a CDS encoding transglycosylase SLT domain-containing protein, which produces MTVSSQGAGARVVRPVVMAGIVTVGATALSLPFATSAMAAEADGVTRAAEGTSAPAAFAPEGADGPLGQATTAGGDEERDVEKPVEEPAEDRAEKAAEKDEPKPEPKPESDGVDGRADGFDEDEGRGEDYHDDGSLVVIPKHEQPTPEPASDEEIDGWIREALEVLEEEGIPASYEGIHKNLMRESSGDPLTINLWDTNAEQDIPSKGLLQVIDPTFEQYHVEGTSENIYDPVANIAAACNYAADRYGSMDNVDSAY
- a CDS encoding LamG domain-containing protein, which codes for MALVGALFVGVSVSGAAASGGGPDQIRPGQLRLEYGGACAPADQPGWARSRGQVYADAVTDPDGDQVAVEFAASWDAGDGAGDIVRWTSGLSTSKRSGSTFSVRLPNDLPADTPVRLAARSHDGGSYSPWSDSGDGAHACHFTLDTGVPAAPTVFSADYPELIPGDPFGRWHEGAGHYGEFTLSSPDDDVTRYTWRLTGGPGGEVVSDGGAPQTVRVLPSTVGPHSLTAQAIDRAGNVSPPTTYHFLVAAGAPPRAGWALEDEAGEASERWAALDGGATAGAEGVSGAALALDGVDGHAVTERPLVNTDRSFSVSAWVKLDQVPTEPAVVASQSGTHRSGFELYYSAADDSWAFGQHLADRPDDDRAAVALASDTPVVSGEWTRLVGAYDAERSELRLFVDGELAASTPHQAAWNARGPVWIGAVEEDGEPGSAFPGLVDEVRFFDHVAYPSDGGRPAVAFLGMDEPAGAERVSAAAEVPTAQVHGGAEFGAPAVYGDGLRLDGTSGYAGTGTPVLDTTHHFAVAAWVLLDELPAEDAVVAAQAGQDGSGLQLFYAAERGAWAFGQPGDEEATAIGGTAEPDEWTSLVGVQDAYAGTLTLYVNGDPAGTAPIAEAGNAGGPLLLGTDGVGAFFPGVLDDVRLYDRVVTEFQARQLYHQAPVPGS
- a CDS encoding XRE family transcriptional regulator, with the translated sequence MDGEIVRSYPYRSACPSSVWGELTEGAGQDIALAGYTNYFLWLDQPAYVDTLRRKAEAGCRIRFLIGDPEGEVTRQREAVEDVTLSVSTRIRVTLEHLAKLSEVPGVEARFSGAADAVNHVSLSVFRFDHDALVTPHLARGVGHDSPMLHLRRQEEGGLFDRFADHIEELWERGRTI